The Astyanax mexicanus isolate ESR-SI-001 chromosome 14, AstMex3_surface, whole genome shotgun sequence genome window below encodes:
- the LOC103028846 gene encoding protein FAM13A isoform X2 produces the protein MGAGASLSLCQSQSSVRVLKHSARVEPEPQAPDPDPRAVFGIPLSKLREAGKLQHGVPVVLKNMVEFLEKNGLQQSGVFRVCGSAPRCKLLRLSLDRGEPLDLVRGDVPTVAALLKLFLRELPCGLIPNTHSKCMQQALTDHKGRAELFEALKETLNRLPDDNYNILSYLLHFLSRVAAHSQWNHMTSENLATVFGPCIFRVPEGPKMLEEQTVCNTLTLYLLEKHKHLMPNTHSGDLTLPPPPIADMAQLHQVQSCNLGAVCDSSTDTSQPTDHSKDTDMKADLLTAVQTQALNSSNHTLPSNSDESEAEKRTQEEERQTEEEPPSPNHNNNNKHSHTPYSNTHSQSGGTHLKEQTSNTTHSRTKTKYTRSHTYTPNRDTHTKTSDTLPETITSHSQSNNTHTLYSSTDSQSSGGTHSDTSNRTGHTHPKTRVKYTRSHTYTPNRSSHTKTTCHTHSTSSHTLPETSSSHRQSQHTHCTSSNTLPETSSSHRPSHHTHSTESSHTLPETSSSHKQSHHTHSTESSHTLPDTSSSHKQSHHTHSTESSHTLPDTSSSHKQSHHTHSTESSHTLPDTSSSHKQSHHTHSTESSHTLPDTSSSHKQSHHTHSTESSHTLPETSSSHRQSQHTHCTSSNTLPETSSSHRQSHHTHSTESSHTLPETSSSHRQSHHIHSTESSNTQNVDTQEKGASPPSGSEQPTCDSRAPIWRPVGALPSPHAPILSQNQHLSSEQGSVSSSQSQVMSDCISSKNSAEDSTEPSVSLLQRRIHNLKQAVRGLDNSFQYTQYYKAGRNDKVADPRVASLMIDLDKARKQLTDLQSRQCVDGSVKLCSSSTVQQGVSVTKPALEDTVKTLTQHLKEKRLELNLPERLQDMSLDQLALEKMTLQKSLLYYESLHGRPRSKEERSVMRDLYDRYHLVKQAFYSSNRQTNTMSGDKGLDKLIQQTLCSTLPTQEASNPAFISQLEEIKLTTAQTNNTHSINRAEILMQLKETRVEKRRQRKILKEFEETVLLKTGKSAQREDRVPMAAEYDRYETLKARLKLLKRMLGQTHTVKAAG, from the exons ATGGGAGCAGGAGCTTCACTGTCGCTCTGT CAAAGTCAGTCATCAGTGAGGGTTCTGAAGCACAGTGCTCGTGTGGAGCCAGAGCCCCAGGCCCCAGATCCAGACCCCAGGGCAGTATTCGGTATCCCTCTGTCAAAGCTAAGGGAGGCAGGGAAGCTGCAGCATGGGGTACCAGTAGTGCTGAAAAACATGGTGGAGTTTCTGGAAAAGAACG GTCTTCAGCAGAGTGGTGTGTTCAGAGTGTGTGGATCAGCCCCGCGCTGCAAGCTGCTGAGGTTGAGTTTGGACCGCGGAGAACCTTTGGATCTGGTGAGAGGAGACGTTCCGACTGTGGCCGCTCTGCTAAAACTCTTTCTGAGGGAACTGCCCTGTGGactaataccaaacacacacagcaagtgCATGCAGCAGGCActcacag ACCATAAAGGCCGGGCGGAGCTGTTTGAGGCACTGAAAGAAACCCTGAATCGTCTCCCTGATGACAATTACAACATCCTGTCGTACCTCCTGCACTTCCTGTCCAGAGTGGCCGCCCACAGCCAGTGGAATCACATGACCTCAGAAAACTTGGCCACAGTGTTTGGGCCGTGCATTTTCCG agTCCCTGAGGGCCCCAAGATGCTGGAGGAACAGACGGTCTGCAATACCCTCACTCTGTATCTGTTGGAGAAACACAAACACCTGATGCCAAATACACACAGCGGGGACCTCACACTGCCACCTCCTCCTATAGCAGATATGGCACAGCTACACCAG GTCCAGTCTTGTAATCTGGGCGCTGTGTGTGACAGTAGCACGGATACAAGCCAACCTACTGATCACAGCAAGGACACAGACATGAAAGCTGACCTACTGACTGCAGTACAGACCCAAGCACTGAACAGCAG CAATCACACACTCCCCTCCAACTCAGATGAATCAGAGGCGGAGAAAAGGACACAAGAAGAGGAGAGACAGACTGAAGAAGAGCCGCCATCTCCaaaccacaacaacaacaacaaacactcacacaccccgtacagcaacacacactcacagagtggCGGTACACATTTAAAAGAGCAAACCAGCAACACTACACACTCTAGGACCAAAACAAAATACACCCGGAGCCACACATACACTCCAAACCGGGATACACACACCAAAACCAGCGACACACTTCCAGAGACCATTACCTCACACAGTCAGAGCAACaacacacacaccctatacagCAGCACAGATTCCCAGAGCAGCGGTGGCACACACTCAGACACCAGCAACAGGACTGGACACACACACCCCAAGACCAGAGTGAAATACACCCGGAGCCACACATACACTCCAAACAGGAGTTCACACACCAAAACCACctgccacacacactccacatccaGCCACACACTCCCAGAGACCAGCAGCTCACACAGGCAGAGCCAGCACACACACTGCACATCCAGCAACACACTCCCAGAGACCAGCAGCTCACACAGGCCgagccaccacacacactccacagagtCCAGTCACACACTCCCAGAGACCAGCAGCTCACACAAGCAgagccaccacacacactccacagagtCCAGCCACACACTCCCAGATACCAGCAGCTCACACAAGCAgagccaccacacacactccacagagtCCAGCCACACACTCCCAGATACCAGCAGCTCACACAAGCAgagccaccacacacactccacagagtCCAGCCACACACTCCCAGATACCAGCAGCTCACACAAGCAgagccaccacacacactccacagagtCCAGCCACACACTCCCAGATACCAGCAGCTCACACAAGCAgagccaccacacacactccacagagtCCAGCCACACACTCCCAGAGACCAGCAGCTCACACAGGCAGAGCCAGCACACACACTGCACATCCAGCAACACACTCCCAGAGACCAGCAGCTCACACAGGCAgagccaccacacacactccacagagtCCAGCCACACACTCCCAGAGACCAGCAGCTCACACAGGCAGAGccaccacatacactccacagAGTCCAGCAACACTCAAAATGTAGACACACAGGAAAAAGGAGCCAGCCCACCATCCGGCAGTGAACAGCCCACCTGTGACAGCAGGG ctCCTATTTGGAGGCCTGTGGGTGCACTTCCCTCTCCTCACGCTCCAATCTTAAGTCAGAATCAGCACTTAAGCAGCGAGCAAGGCTCTGTCTCCTCCAGCCAGTCACAAGTTAT gtctgACTGTATTAGCAGTAAGAATAGTGCAGAAGATTCCACTGAGCCGTCCGTCTCTCTGCTGCAGCGCCGTATTCACAACCTCAAACAAGCAGTCAGGGGCTTGGATAACTCTTTCCAGTACACTCAGTACTACAAG GCTGGACGTAATGATAAGGTGGCTGATCCTAGAGTGGCGAGTCTAATGATTGACCTGGATAAAGCCCGTAAGCAGCTTACAG ACCTACAATCGAGGCAGTGTGTGGACGGATCAGTAAAGCTCTGCAGTTCTTCTACTGTCCAGCAGGGGGTCAGCGTGACTAAACCTGCACTGGAGGACACAGTGAAAACACTAACGCAACACCTGAAAGAAAAACGACTGGAACTTAACCTGCCAGAGCGTTTACAG GACATGTCTTTGGATCAGCTGGCTCTGGAGAAGATGACGCTGCAGAAGAGTCTGCTTTACTACGAGAGTCTTCATGGCAGACCG AGATCAAAAGAGGAGAGGAGTGTGATGAGAGATCTGTACGATCGCTATCATTTGGTAAAGCAGGCGTTCTACTCATCAAACAGACAGACCAATACGATG AGTGGGGATAAGGGCTTGGATAAATTGATCCAGCAGACACTTTGTAGCACTTTGCCGACACAAGAGGCCAGTAATCCTGCCTTCATCTCGCAGCTGGAGGAGATCAAACTGACAACAGCTCAGacaaacaacacacactccatcaacag gGCTGAGATACTAATGCAACTGAAAGAAACCAGGGTAGAGAAGAGACGGCAGAGGAAGATTCTGAAAGAGTTTGAGGAGACGGTTCTCTTGAAGACTGGCAA GAGCGCACAGAGAGAGGACCGGGTTCCCATGGCGGCGGAATACGACCGCTACGAAACTCTGAAAGCCAGGCTAAAGTTGCTGAAAAGGATGCTGGGACAGACACACACTGTGAAAGCAGCCGGGTGA
- the LOC103028846 gene encoding protein FAM13A isoform X4: MGAGASLSLCQSQSSVRVLKHSARVEPEPQAPDPDPRAVFGIPLSKLREAGKLQHGVPVVLKNMVEFLEKNACRLCVCVCVHVSLGLQQSGVFRVCGSAPRCKLLRLSLDRGEPLDLVRGDVPTVAALLKLFLRELPCGLIPNTHSKCMQQALTDHKGRAELFEALKETLNRLPDDNYNILSYLLHFLSRVAAHSQWNHMTSENLATVFGPCIFRVPEGPKMLEEQTVCNTLTLYLLEKHKHLMPNTHSGDLTLPPPPIADMAQLHQVQSCNLGAVCDSSTDTSQPTDHSKDTDMKADLLTAVQTQALNSSNHTLPSNSDESEAEKRTQEEERQTEEEPPSPNHNNNNKHSHTPYSNTHSQSGGTHLKEQTSNTTHSRTKTKYTRSHTYTPNRDTHTKTSDTLPETITSHSQSNNTHTLYSSTDSQSSGGTHSDTSNRTGHTHPKTRVKYTRSHTYTPNRSSHTKTTCHTHSTSSHTLPETSSSHRPSHHTHSTESSHTLPETSSSHKQSHHTHSTESSHTLPDTSSSHKQSHHTHSTESSHTLPDTSSSHKQSHHTHSTESSHTLPDTSSSHKQSHHTHSTESSHTLPDTSSSHKQSHHTHSTESSHTLPETSSSHRQSQHTHCTSSNTLPETSSSHRQSHHTHSTESSHTLPETSSSHRQSHHIHSTESSNTQNVDTQEKGASPPSGSEQPTCDSRAPIWRPVGALPSPHAPILSQNQHLSSEQGSVSSSQSQVMSDCISSKNSAEDSTEPSVSLLQRRIHNLKQAVRGLDNSFQYTQYYKAGRNDKVADPRVASLMIDLDKARKQLTDLQSRQCVDGSVKLCSSSTVQQGVSVTKPALEDTVKTLTQHLKEKRLELNLPERLQDMSLDQLALEKMTLQKSLLYYESLHGRPRSKEERSVMRDLYDRYHLVKQAFYSSNRQTNTMSGDKGLDKLIQQTLCSTLPTQEASNPAFISQLEEIKLTTAQTNNTHSINRAEILMQLKETRVEKRRQRKILKEFEETVLLKTGKSAQREDRVPMAAEYDRYETLKARLKLLKRMLGQTHTVKAAG; encoded by the exons ATGGGAGCAGGAGCTTCACTGTCGCTCTGT CAAAGTCAGTCATCAGTGAGGGTTCTGAAGCACAGTGCTCGTGTGGAGCCAGAGCCCCAGGCCCCAGATCCAGACCCCAGGGCAGTATTCGGTATCCCTCTGTCAAAGCTAAGGGAGGCAGGGAAGCTGCAGCATGGGGTACCAGTAGTGCTGAAAAACATGGTGGAGTTTCTGGAAAAGAACG CCtgtcgtctgtgtgtgtgtgtgtgtgtccacgtgTCCCTAGGTCTTCAGCAGAGTGGTGTGTTCAGAGTGTGTGGATCAGCCCCGCGCTGCAAGCTGCTGAGGTTGAGTTTGGACCGCGGAGAACCTTTGGATCTGGTGAGAGGAGACGTTCCGACTGTGGCCGCTCTGCTAAAACTCTTTCTGAGGGAACTGCCCTGTGGactaataccaaacacacacagcaagtgCATGCAGCAGGCActcacag ACCATAAAGGCCGGGCGGAGCTGTTTGAGGCACTGAAAGAAACCCTGAATCGTCTCCCTGATGACAATTACAACATCCTGTCGTACCTCCTGCACTTCCTGTCCAGAGTGGCCGCCCACAGCCAGTGGAATCACATGACCTCAGAAAACTTGGCCACAGTGTTTGGGCCGTGCATTTTCCG agTCCCTGAGGGCCCCAAGATGCTGGAGGAACAGACGGTCTGCAATACCCTCACTCTGTATCTGTTGGAGAAACACAAACACCTGATGCCAAATACACACAGCGGGGACCTCACACTGCCACCTCCTCCTATAGCAGATATGGCACAGCTACACCAG GTCCAGTCTTGTAATCTGGGCGCTGTGTGTGACAGTAGCACGGATACAAGCCAACCTACTGATCACAGCAAGGACACAGACATGAAAGCTGACCTACTGACTGCAGTACAGACCCAAGCACTGAACAGCAG CAATCACACACTCCCCTCCAACTCAGATGAATCAGAGGCGGAGAAAAGGACACAAGAAGAGGAGAGACAGACTGAAGAAGAGCCGCCATCTCCaaaccacaacaacaacaacaaacactcacacaccccgtacagcaacacacactcacagagtggCGGTACACATTTAAAAGAGCAAACCAGCAACACTACACACTCTAGGACCAAAACAAAATACACCCGGAGCCACACATACACTCCAAACCGGGATACACACACCAAAACCAGCGACACACTTCCAGAGACCATTACCTCACACAGTCAGAGCAACaacacacacaccctatacagCAGCACAGATTCCCAGAGCAGCGGTGGCACACACTCAGACACCAGCAACAGGACTGGACACACACACCCCAAGACCAGAGTGAAATACACCCGGAGCCACACATACACTCCAAACAGGAGTTCACACACCAAAACCACctgccacacacactccacatccaGCCACACACTCCCAGAGACCAGCAGCTCACACAG GCCgagccaccacacacactccacagagtCCAGTCACACACTCCCAGAGACCAGCAGCTCACACAAGCAgagccaccacacacactccacagagtCCAGCCACACACTCCCAGATACCAGCAGCTCACACAAGCAgagccaccacacacactccacagagtCCAGCCACACACTCCCAGATACCAGCAGCTCACACAAGCAgagccaccacacacactccacagagtCCAGCCACACACTCCCAGATACCAGCAGCTCACACAAGCAgagccaccacacacactccacagagtCCAGCCACACACTCCCAGATACCAGCAGCTCACACAAGCAgagccaccacacacactccacagagtCCAGCCACACACTCCCAGAGACCAGCAGCTCACACAGGCAGAGCCAGCACACACACTGCACATCCAGCAACACACTCCCAGAGACCAGCAGCTCACACAGGCAgagccaccacacacactccacagagtCCAGCCACACACTCCCAGAGACCAGCAGCTCACACAGGCAGAGccaccacatacactccacagAGTCCAGCAACACTCAAAATGTAGACACACAGGAAAAAGGAGCCAGCCCACCATCCGGCAGTGAACAGCCCACCTGTGACAGCAGGG ctCCTATTTGGAGGCCTGTGGGTGCACTTCCCTCTCCTCACGCTCCAATCTTAAGTCAGAATCAGCACTTAAGCAGCGAGCAAGGCTCTGTCTCCTCCAGCCAGTCACAAGTTAT gtctgACTGTATTAGCAGTAAGAATAGTGCAGAAGATTCCACTGAGCCGTCCGTCTCTCTGCTGCAGCGCCGTATTCACAACCTCAAACAAGCAGTCAGGGGCTTGGATAACTCTTTCCAGTACACTCAGTACTACAAG GCTGGACGTAATGATAAGGTGGCTGATCCTAGAGTGGCGAGTCTAATGATTGACCTGGATAAAGCCCGTAAGCAGCTTACAG ACCTACAATCGAGGCAGTGTGTGGACGGATCAGTAAAGCTCTGCAGTTCTTCTACTGTCCAGCAGGGGGTCAGCGTGACTAAACCTGCACTGGAGGACACAGTGAAAACACTAACGCAACACCTGAAAGAAAAACGACTGGAACTTAACCTGCCAGAGCGTTTACAG GACATGTCTTTGGATCAGCTGGCTCTGGAGAAGATGACGCTGCAGAAGAGTCTGCTTTACTACGAGAGTCTTCATGGCAGACCG AGATCAAAAGAGGAGAGGAGTGTGATGAGAGATCTGTACGATCGCTATCATTTGGTAAAGCAGGCGTTCTACTCATCAAACAGACAGACCAATACGATG AGTGGGGATAAGGGCTTGGATAAATTGATCCAGCAGACACTTTGTAGCACTTTGCCGACACAAGAGGCCAGTAATCCTGCCTTCATCTCGCAGCTGGAGGAGATCAAACTGACAACAGCTCAGacaaacaacacacactccatcaacag gGCTGAGATACTAATGCAACTGAAAGAAACCAGGGTAGAGAAGAGACGGCAGAGGAAGATTCTGAAAGAGTTTGAGGAGACGGTTCTCTTGAAGACTGGCAA GAGCGCACAGAGAGAGGACCGGGTTCCCATGGCGGCGGAATACGACCGCTACGAAACTCTGAAAGCCAGGCTAAAGTTGCTGAAAAGGATGCTGGGACAGACACACACTGTGAAAGCAGCCGGGTGA
- the LOC103028846 gene encoding protein FAM13A isoform X3 produces MGAGASLSLCQSQSSVRVLKHSARVEPEPQAPDPDPRAVFGIPLSKLREAGKLQHGVPVVLKNMVEFLEKNACRLCVCVCVHVSLGLQQSGVFRVCGSAPRCKLLRLSLDRGEPLDLVRGDVPTVAALLKLFLRELPCGLIPNTHSKCMQQALTDHKGRAELFEALKETLNRLPDDNYNILSYLLHFLSRVAAHSQWNHMTSENLATVFGPCIFRVPEGPKMLEEQTVCNTLTLYLLEKHKHLMPNTHSGDLTLPPPPIADMAQLHQVQSCNLGAVCDSSTDTSQPTDHSKDTDMKADLLTAVQTQALNSSNHTLPSNSDESEAEKRTQEEERQTEEEPPSPNHNNNNKHSHTPYSNTHSQSGGTHLKEQTSNTTHSRTKTKYTRSHTYTPNRDTHTKTSDTLPETITSHSQSNNTHTLYSSTDSQSSGGTHSDTSNRTGHTHPKTRVKYTRSHTYTPNRSSHTKTTCHTHSTSSHTLPETSSSHRQSQHTHCTSSNTLPETSSSHRPSHHTHSTESSHTLPETSSSHKQSHHTHSTESSHTLPDTSSSHKQSHHTHSTESSHTLPDTSSSHKQSHHTHSTESSHTLPDTSSSHKQSHHTHSTESSHTLPDTSSSHKQSHHTHSTESSHTLPETSSSHRQSHHTHSTESSHTLPETSSSHRQSHHIHSTESSNTQNVDTQEKGASPPSGSEQPTCDSRAPIWRPVGALPSPHAPILSQNQHLSSEQGSVSSSQSQVMSDCISSKNSAEDSTEPSVSLLQRRIHNLKQAVRGLDNSFQYTQYYKAGRNDKVADPRVASLMIDLDKARKQLTDLQSRQCVDGSVKLCSSSTVQQGVSVTKPALEDTVKTLTQHLKEKRLELNLPERLQDMSLDQLALEKMTLQKSLLYYESLHGRPRSKEERSVMRDLYDRYHLVKQAFYSSNRQTNTMSGDKGLDKLIQQTLCSTLPTQEASNPAFISQLEEIKLTTAQTNNTHSINRAEILMQLKETRVEKRRQRKILKEFEETVLLKTGKSAQREDRVPMAAEYDRYETLKARLKLLKRMLGQTHTVKAAG; encoded by the exons ATGGGAGCAGGAGCTTCACTGTCGCTCTGT CAAAGTCAGTCATCAGTGAGGGTTCTGAAGCACAGTGCTCGTGTGGAGCCAGAGCCCCAGGCCCCAGATCCAGACCCCAGGGCAGTATTCGGTATCCCTCTGTCAAAGCTAAGGGAGGCAGGGAAGCTGCAGCATGGGGTACCAGTAGTGCTGAAAAACATGGTGGAGTTTCTGGAAAAGAACG CCtgtcgtctgtgtgtgtgtgtgtgtgtccacgtgTCCCTAGGTCTTCAGCAGAGTGGTGTGTTCAGAGTGTGTGGATCAGCCCCGCGCTGCAAGCTGCTGAGGTTGAGTTTGGACCGCGGAGAACCTTTGGATCTGGTGAGAGGAGACGTTCCGACTGTGGCCGCTCTGCTAAAACTCTTTCTGAGGGAACTGCCCTGTGGactaataccaaacacacacagcaagtgCATGCAGCAGGCActcacag ACCATAAAGGCCGGGCGGAGCTGTTTGAGGCACTGAAAGAAACCCTGAATCGTCTCCCTGATGACAATTACAACATCCTGTCGTACCTCCTGCACTTCCTGTCCAGAGTGGCCGCCCACAGCCAGTGGAATCACATGACCTCAGAAAACTTGGCCACAGTGTTTGGGCCGTGCATTTTCCG agTCCCTGAGGGCCCCAAGATGCTGGAGGAACAGACGGTCTGCAATACCCTCACTCTGTATCTGTTGGAGAAACACAAACACCTGATGCCAAATACACACAGCGGGGACCTCACACTGCCACCTCCTCCTATAGCAGATATGGCACAGCTACACCAG GTCCAGTCTTGTAATCTGGGCGCTGTGTGTGACAGTAGCACGGATACAAGCCAACCTACTGATCACAGCAAGGACACAGACATGAAAGCTGACCTACTGACTGCAGTACAGACCCAAGCACTGAACAGCAG CAATCACACACTCCCCTCCAACTCAGATGAATCAGAGGCGGAGAAAAGGACACAAGAAGAGGAGAGACAGACTGAAGAAGAGCCGCCATCTCCaaaccacaacaacaacaacaaacactcacacaccccgtacagcaacacacactcacagagtggCGGTACACATTTAAAAGAGCAAACCAGCAACACTACACACTCTAGGACCAAAACAAAATACACCCGGAGCCACACATACACTCCAAACCGGGATACACACACCAAAACCAGCGACACACTTCCAGAGACCATTACCTCACACAGTCAGAGCAACaacacacacaccctatacagCAGCACAGATTCCCAGAGCAGCGGTGGCACACACTCAGACACCAGCAACAGGACTGGACACACACACCCCAAGACCAGAGTGAAATACACCCGGAGCCACACATACACTCCAAACAGGAGTTCACACACCAAAACCACctgccacacacactccacatccaGCCACACACTCCCAGAGACCAGCAGCTCACACAGGCAGAGCCAGCACACACACTGCACATCCAGCAACACACTCCCAGAGACCAGCAGCTCACACAGGCCgagccaccacacacactccacagagtCCAGTCACACACTCCCAGAGACCAGCAGCTCACACAAGCAgagccaccacacacactccacagagtCCAGCCACACACTCCCAGATACCAGCAGCTCACACAAGCAgagccaccacacacactccacagagtCCAGCCACACACTCCCAGATACCAGCAGCTCACACAAGCAgagccaccacacacactccacagagtCCAGCCACACACTCCCAGATACCAGCAGCTCACACAAGCAgagccaccacacacactccacagagtCCAGCCACACACTCCCAGATACCAGCAGCTCACACAAGCAgagccaccacacacactccacagagtCCAGCCACACACTCCCAGAGACCAGCAGCTCACACAG GCAgagccaccacacacactccacagagtCCAGCCACACACTCCCAGAGACCAGCAGCTCACACAGGCAGAGccaccacatacactccacagAGTCCAGCAACACTCAAAATGTAGACACACAGGAAAAAGGAGCCAGCCCACCATCCGGCAGTGAACAGCCCACCTGTGACAGCAGGG ctCCTATTTGGAGGCCTGTGGGTGCACTTCCCTCTCCTCACGCTCCAATCTTAAGTCAGAATCAGCACTTAAGCAGCGAGCAAGGCTCTGTCTCCTCCAGCCAGTCACAAGTTAT gtctgACTGTATTAGCAGTAAGAATAGTGCAGAAGATTCCACTGAGCCGTCCGTCTCTCTGCTGCAGCGCCGTATTCACAACCTCAAACAAGCAGTCAGGGGCTTGGATAACTCTTTCCAGTACACTCAGTACTACAAG GCTGGACGTAATGATAAGGTGGCTGATCCTAGAGTGGCGAGTCTAATGATTGACCTGGATAAAGCCCGTAAGCAGCTTACAG ACCTACAATCGAGGCAGTGTGTGGACGGATCAGTAAAGCTCTGCAGTTCTTCTACTGTCCAGCAGGGGGTCAGCGTGACTAAACCTGCACTGGAGGACACAGTGAAAACACTAACGCAACACCTGAAAGAAAAACGACTGGAACTTAACCTGCCAGAGCGTTTACAG GACATGTCTTTGGATCAGCTGGCTCTGGAGAAGATGACGCTGCAGAAGAGTCTGCTTTACTACGAGAGTCTTCATGGCAGACCG AGATCAAAAGAGGAGAGGAGTGTGATGAGAGATCTGTACGATCGCTATCATTTGGTAAAGCAGGCGTTCTACTCATCAAACAGACAGACCAATACGATG AGTGGGGATAAGGGCTTGGATAAATTGATCCAGCAGACACTTTGTAGCACTTTGCCGACACAAGAGGCCAGTAATCCTGCCTTCATCTCGCAGCTGGAGGAGATCAAACTGACAACAGCTCAGacaaacaacacacactccatcaacag gGCTGAGATACTAATGCAACTGAAAGAAACCAGGGTAGAGAAGAGACGGCAGAGGAAGATTCTGAAAGAGTTTGAGGAGACGGTTCTCTTGAAGACTGGCAA GAGCGCACAGAGAGAGGACCGGGTTCCCATGGCGGCGGAATACGACCGCTACGAAACTCTGAAAGCCAGGCTAAAGTTGCTGAAAAGGATGCTGGGACAGACACACACTGTGAAAGCAGCCGGGTGA